The DNA window TTTGAGGGTTTCAGGGTTTCAGGGTTACTGGGTTATCGATCCACACAGGTCTGACTGTGGAACACCCTATCTTGGGTCAAATAGGAGTTTTGCTCATGGCACTCATAAATAAATGGCCTCCAAATTGTCTGGTATCATAAAAGTGGTCGAACCTTACTCCTGTGTAAGAGACCCGTAGCCCTTCAGGTTAACGTTGGTTTAAGATTGGGTCCCTGGCATAAAAGGCCGGTGTACCTTCAAAATTGGTCGGCAGGCTTCCGATATTCATGTAACTTAATACCTAGATAACCCCCTTCCCacccaccccatcccacccaCGTCCACCATGCACACATACCTCAAACAGCTGCACCTTGATACAATAATAAATCTTTCGCATTCACCTCATGTATGATGTAACCTTTAACTGCAAGCATGGTAGTCCAGCGTACAGACTACAGGACCACCTGTCCAATCTTGCCTGTCAACATTGCCCTAAAATATCTCGCACACTTTTGAATTACGTACCTTTTATGACTATGCTGGGATCTAGTACAGAGGGTAGGCTGGATCCACCAACTTCACACCCGGAAATGGTACCTTACAACTGTGGAACAGTGCCGCGGCTGTTCTTCGGACGGTACGGCTTGGCGAACGTGTCCTTGGAGTGTGCCCTCATCGTTGATATCAGCACCACAATACAGAGAGGGTATAGAGGACCCTTCAGTAAGGGGTGGgtgggggtcactttttacaaatctgtCCTCAGGGAGAGCCACATTTTAGAAACTGGAAATTTGGggatggtcacattttactttaactcctttttatctaactttgcagtattttgttattttggccTGATCCCACTGCTGACACCGGTCCAAATCCTAATGCTACTACACCCCACCACTGACACCATTGTAAAGTaccatgatgatcccatcaatttgatcagattttaataattaccatttgtttgtacatgtgaTCGAATTACTTGATTTATGACCAGATTGAAAATGAATGGATCCCGCAAGGGCAAACCCATAGATTTTTGGTCCTACACACATTATTGGAATGCAAAATTATGAGCTATAGGTaggtatacatgatgtacctcttaattggaaaattactTACATGAAACTATGAAATTATTTAACATATTGCCTCGAAatgtaattaattatgcaaatgaaccattaacaatataagctacatcaacgtTACAAGCTTTAAAGGACACATCATGACATACACTTCTTActatcaatgcatgtactaattatctgaaatttaaagcttgcattgTAAAGATAtatcaaaaatgattatttatgtaaattaaacagCACAATGAAATACTACATAAAAAACTGCATcaaacattatgcaaattacttattaaaactaaagaCTATACCAACAGGCTTTGTAGGATATGTGTGcgaaattatatgaaatttgaagcttgcattctataGACATGGCGTAATAGCTAAataccattaattatgcaaatcactcattaaaactaaatattatGCCAACAgattttatagaacatatgTGCCTACtatatggttgatgtatgtacaaaatgtcaaataaatgacaaataaatgTCGTTGAGTGTGTCCTCAGCTGTGATTTTGTTGTGGATGTTGATCAAAGGGGACGATGATGGAGTTAAAGACCGGTGGTCTACTAGTCTTCATAGAGCGTCATCATATGAGTGATCTTGATAACGTCTTTATTGTTCAGGCAAAACGTACGTACATGTCGTGATTGATAAAACACCGATCTAGAAAATTTGTATTGATCTGACTGAAACGTTACTATTAGCATTTTATTCCAAGAGTATCTAAGAATGataacaatgaatatttcaatcactgaaggctgtccACTAACTGGAAGACAATGGCCATGcattacactttttttttcaaagacaaACATGAAGACATTAAGATTATTGGGTACAAACCATATCTCTTCACAGCAACATAATATAAGATCTAGAAATTATGCTGTTATCTGTGATTTGACCAAAGATGTGTCTCACAAAGAGCACTAATACAACTTAGTGGGGGTCTATCgttagtaaaataaaatttccaGAGCCCTTATTAGGGCGGTCTTATACTTATCTCTCTGTTTCTCATGACTCAACCGTCAATCTGGCGATTTTTTAGACGTCGGGATTAGAAAAATCACAAGGTTAACGTGACTTGGCATTGGCCACATGAGCACATCGTATCTGAGCGAAAATGGTATTGCTGAAGTTCGGGAAATTTAAGAAAACGAATGGTTCAAAAtgtccttctgactttaattgtcatttaaACATTAAAGGATTTTAgtaattgaaagtatcaccaacatgtactcaTACACATCATTTTGTAAGGATTTACGAAAAGGcgtaaacaaattgtgtggctccgattacattcaattgtaaaataggtggggtaggtagattttttattttattttattatattttttcatgtgtgagtgtctagttcaggttttccattgttttccaaatggcctctgtgttgtttatttttttcctatcagatgtacagccattatagattggaagaatagttttatattgtctttttaagttaatgtcagtttctgcatccactatttcttgcgagacttcacaattttcgcgattttattattattcgAATACGtacaaaaagtttagggtcggcgtgaaaaactaggtagggtcgggtaaccggaaccaaacaattttttttatttggcctaagaaacatagaattaagtacgGGTGCCCTTATAACATTTAGGGAACGAGAAACACTGAGAAACACTTGGGTTGCATGTCGAAGAAATTCTTCATCAGCTTTGTGATAGTTATGCACACAGCAGTCACGATCAACATTGTAAACATAACACATGTGGTTCCTTGTTATACAATTCTCTGCTCATcttagcctgaaagatccagtcgtTGTTTCTGCCAATGTAATATGCTCAACCCGCCACGCGGAGACATCTAAGGAAAAGATGTATCGCTAGCAAaattattgtgcaaatttgaatggtgtctctagatacacaacatcataatttattgaccaatttgttatttgaccttgaatatggcgGTCAAATTCAAAGGTCGAGGTATAAAAAGGGAATTTCCCTTTTGGTGTATAGAAATTTAAATGGGGCCTTTGTGTATTAAACTTCGCTGCGTTTAAGTCGGTGATACGGCCATCAACACTATTCATCAAACATGTTCCTCATAATATCACTtagtgtgatgtcatcataACATGATAACTTTATCAGTATACCTTTCGTGGCTGCTTTTAAGTTAAGATGTGGTCCGCATCATTGCATATCAAACATGTTCCTCATAATATCAATTagtgtgacgtcatcataatGTGATAACTCTATCAGTTTACTATCCATGGCTGCTGCTGAAGCAAGATGAGGTCAGTAACATATATTGCATCTCAAACATGTTCCTCATAATATCAGTTATAGTGTGACAATATCAGTTTATATTACCCTCCATGGCAGCTTGTGAGGCAGTGATTGGGTCAGTTTCACTGATAATAACACGGGATCCAAAGTTCTTGAATGCAGTGGCACAACCTTTGCCGACATCACCAAAgccaacaacaaccacaacctGTATGGAAATATACAGACCGTGTCCACGAGTAAGTAATGTAGACGCAAATGACAGCAACTTTAGAAGAACACAATATTAACCATACATGTAATGGACAGTTTCATTGCATACCAAACATGTTCCTCACAGTACCAGTTagtgtgacgtcatcataatAATAAGGAGACAAGTAAAGTGACATTTCTGCACTTTAAATCATGATTAGTGAAATTAATATTGAGGCAATGATAAATCCGTCACTCCTAGCCTTGTATCCATGGACTTCAGATCCACTCTAAGAATAAGAATGATTTATGTGCCAAAATTTGACTTGTATTTGCTGTTGCCTTGATATAGTATCACCAACATGACGTTGTCTCGGGAATGTGGTACAGGCGCACCCCAGATGGATTTTTATGAGATTTTATTACCTTGACGGTATTCCTGAAGACGAGTATTATGGATACGTCAACCGTGCCTGATTTAGCAAGCATCACAGTGCATCAGTTTGTCCAAAGTTGGTTTATATTGTTTTCCGGTCTTGGGCCGAGCGCCAAGTTGTCCGAAGTTGCgataggggtgggggtggggggataTGTCAGATGGTTTTAATTTACAAACAACTATTTAGACTTTCCACAGAACCCAGGAAAAGTATAACCATGGGTAAATTTCATCAAATGTGGAACTTTGTCTCATACTTATATAGCCTCTGTGCAAGCTGAAAGGTGGAAAGAAGTaatcaaatattacaaatggCTTCAAATCAGGAAGCCCTGCCTAGAAATATAATGTCTAAAAGTTTTACTGTACCTTGCCTGCTAACATTATATCTGTGGCTCTTTTAATGCCATCTACCACAGATTCTCTGCAGCCATACAAATTTTCAAACTTTCCTTTAACAACAGATGTGTTGACACTGATGACAGGTACTTTCAATTTTCCATCTACTAACATCTTTCTTAGAATAAGTTCACCACTGTATGTTTCTAAACTTATTCCTTTCAGACctaaaaaatatacattcattGACAAGTTAGGGAGCGTTCAATTATTACaaggggaggggagagggaATTGGTAGTCATATATTGCAAAATCGAATCTCAGAGAATATTTTTTAGAAAAGGTGGAATTGGGGGAGGGCCACGTTTTGCTTTAATTTGACTCAATATATTATCTAACTtagcatttatttttattttggcaTCCATCATTGCCACTGATTCCACGCCCCACTGCTGGCACCATTGCAACGTACTCTCCGAACATATCAACAATACAGTGATCAATTTTTAGTTgaggtgtgaggagaggagtgggtctcacagagGTGAATCGAAGGGAGAACAGTGTAATGTGGTAAGATAGTGGGATAACCTTGTGAAGTGTGGATGTTGACCTTGGTCCCGACAATGTCGGTAGTGCAACCATCTAGTCTTTGGGGATTCTAGCTTTGGGGCAGCTCTGATAATTAGCAATCAAAGCAATTGATAGCcataatgaatgaataaatgcaaTGCCTTCACAAAAAATCACTGTGTAAGTTCCGTATATTTGGTTGAGCCGTGCAATTTGGTTTGCGCCGTGGTATAATTCGATATCATACTTCAATTCCTCAAgcatagtttataaaaaaaaaagaaaaaaaaagagcaaGATGATGGTGATTTGACACGTTTTTATGcatatttcgagcaccgcagaaccagtgatataGACGTGGGTTATCGTGGCATTGATCGATGTAAGcgtatgtaatccatatttcCTATTCAAAGACAGTAACTTGGCTTGGGCATGGTATAATAGTTCATATTCTGTACACACAGATAAGATAGCAAATTCGTTAAGTTTGCTTGCAGAAAGACCAGACTATGTAGAATTAGAAgtcttcatttttttcagaatacATCTCCCCGTAATTTTTAAACTTGGTGAAATTACTGATGCCGTACTGTACCTGCCAAGTATCGTGGATAGTCAGTATGTACCAATTTAGATAAAGTGTCTCCATCATCCATATTGAGTGGCTGACCATCTGAGAAAACCAATATTTGCTGCATACACCAGACAAATTCACCATCAGTTTCTCCTTTCCATGCATACACAAGGATACCAGATTTGACTAATGCTGCTGCTACATTGTCTTTGGTTGAAAAGTTATTGCTGCTGCACCATTGAACCTGGAAATTCAcattacacaaacacacacatacatacacacacacgtacatacataacTTACAAAGATCtaattttatatttgttgtaaaaacacACCGTCAACCTTCATACGTTAGGGCGCCCTCTATAGCTACTCAGCATAATTCCAACACGATATTTAACGTCTGAAAAAGtcccatatcattttatgtgatatttgaataacatgttgagtgaaaaaataatatcagtCGGCTAGAAAATGctttcaaagcattgaaaacACACTTCATTTATCTATCCATAGCACTATCATATGTTcgattcaaatatatttttgtaatatctAAATGACTTGTTAGGAGATCGAAGTGAAAAATAAATTTACCATATATGTACTATGCTGTACGCTGTAAAACTGTACAACTTTCATAAAACGTATTTGTCAGAaaggatatatgtatatatatcattgcTTTTTTTACTCATTTCTTTTGagctcatatatatatatataacttggtgagtatcaatctgctaagacagtgctctataccgcagtggcagagcgtaatagttttggtagtactggaactctttcttggttgttactcggagtttcacgcatagtgcgatcatcagacaattgTGTGGTACTTGTGTTGCCATGTTACAATTTCTGGCGAAAAGCTGTTCAGGTTGACACTAAAATTTTCGGAATCAGTATCACAAATGCCGGTCTATAAAAGTTGCGCAGATTGCAATGATATAAGTTGGGGGCTTACTACAGTGGAGTGTTCACTGACAAGTGAGTGTCAATTATAGCCAATATTGATGCATGTTACATAGCTGTGTGTAACAAGCAGAACTTTAATTTACgtgaatagtatagtatagctcATTGTCATTTTCTTTCTCCATGGAACATGTTTTGTGCCCtatcgacctttgaccttgtcatTCACTTCAGGACATTGAAGCATAGATCCCACACGAAAGGATGAGATGTACTTTCTAGTAGGGGCTGTGATTGAAGTAAGAAGTCATGACACACTGGTGATACTTCGATacatttacatggtctattaggATCATTTACAACTAAACATTACTCGCTAGTCAATCAATGTTATACCCGTGGTGACATATCACTACTGTCTTTTTTTAGTTGTATATTTCCGACATTTActctttgtttattttgtattttgtattttacacattttcagttttggaGTATGAAAACCAACTGAAAAATTCACAAATGAAAACGTCGGAAATCTAAATATCACCCAATGCCACTTACAAGCCATGGTGAACGTAGTATATTAAattaatacaattttaaaaaaatccatacagattgattcaagtgcctgtgggtCTTGTCATCATCAGTATACCCGACGTATTGATTATCATATCATACGACCGTTGTGTCTGTTTTGATCAAAGGTCGCTTTTTGAGATGCGTTGAAAACTGTCTTGTATGTGGGAAATTTCTGGTGatgaaataatattgttatttacGAGAGTTTGACAAGTGTAGTTCTTTTAATATTGGTTGGTCACACAGTTAGCAATAACCGGTATATACACCAGTACAAGATGATTGGCATGGCATGCTACCTGTACACGACCTGACCTCCACGGTGGCCGTGGACTGACTATCAAACAAACGCCATGCTCATACGTTGTACGATAGTCTATATACAACTTAGAAGTTCGGACTATCTATTAAACCACCTGTTGCATTCTTTCGACATTGCCCTGATATTATACTGCCTAAGATACTTAGCTGAATTACCTACCGTGTATGGATATGACGAGAACTGCACCCACTCACTGCACACGTTGAAATAGCAGTTTACTTTATATATATGGATTCAGTTTTTTACAGCCGGGGGTAGGCCGGTGAGTTTTTGTTTGCACTGTACTGAAACAGACTGACCCCATACCTCTCCGTGAGCCCTTCTCACCCCCTCCCTCCTTAACAAATTTAATGAAATCATTACGATGACCCCGCTCCTTTGGAGGCACACAAAACATGTTCGTTCTGtcaattaatgtattcaatagAGTAACATTGACAGTCGACTTCAGGGTCcataagagatttctttacaaatagatgtggccGTTGTAAGGAGAAATCTGAAATCTCACATTTAGTTCAAGTTCTAATCTATACTtgtagatattacatgtaagccAGTAGAGATTTTTCgttcaattttgatttgaaaattgatGGACCAGTGACTAACACAGTCATGAATTTTTTGGTCTCCTCCCAAGGtcaaaacttttttaaaaaaatgaaaaacatacaggacgccatttagaggcataaaataccaaaccatacacatacatatttacagatgtatgtacaaacatacacaataatTGTTCGCTCTCTTATTACcatgtatattttgaataattagGTTTGAATTTATTGGCTAGGGAACATATAAAGgataattttcaagtttgttgcTTAGGGTTTTCAGAATCACTCCACCACCTCAATTATTGAACAGTTTTACTCTCCAGTACATATCATCTATCCCTTGTCCTAATCTTCACCCAATTATTATAAATAGATTTGTTGACCTGACGATGCTCTGTCACCATGACGACCGCGAGAGCTAGCAAGAGGTTTTGGAAAACCAtcgagttgagttttgttgggACCATCAaattttcacagttttcaattatatatatatatatatatatatatatatattatcacgTGCCTCAtaattgtatataattgtatataggAAAAGGAAGTTTGTAAATGTGATGGTCCATTCTTCGACCACTAAACTGAGATTCTTACttgtttatgcatgatcgactGTTTGTCCAGTATGATATTCTCCCAGAAGGTAatagataaagcaaactgttaatgtaagtaaTCTCTTGCCAATTAtaagattgggggggggggggggtaatttagataagaggagaagaatggacaatgattctttatttagtcaataaagagagaattacatacagctgaaagagagaaaagtagacaaggaaagaaaaatataaaagttttatatcaccacaaaactcaatgagtgaattgatcaatatcacacccaaaataagttatattgcaccacaaaaattgatcaatcattcaaccaaataataaatcaatcaataaatcgatcgatcgatcgatcgatcgatcgagtaatcaattacatgctcgctgtcTCCTGTGGTATTAGGTATGTCCATAAGATTGGCTTCACACctttttaaatgttttcaaGTGAGGACAGGGGTACAAAAGACCAATTCTGCCATTTCCACGGGTTCTTTTATTGCATGTAATTCGGCAAGTTACTGGCAAAAAAGTGCGTATTTCACTGATATATTTTGgcaaatcatttattttgtacaattaGCACTGTTGGAAACCCAAGTATCGCCTCCACTTTTTCGTTCATGcaattttgtgtattttattttagtacatTCTTGCAACAGGCAAATTTCTTGCAAAGGCAAGGACAACAAATAATTTCTATGCAAGTCAGCAAAGGTCCTCAAGCTTGTCAGATTTCGTACACGTAATGTGTATGTTTGCCAGGTTGGGATTCGATTATCAGTCTTGATTAGTTTGTTGCCAaactcagtccaactacaatggTGAGCAAACTCGAAGACATGGATTTGAGAAAACATAAAATTGGAGAAATGGCAAGTCTTTTTGCCGAATAATAAAACCTTATTTCCGACCTTTTGacctcacacaggaggtcttcttcAGGGCCTAAAAGCATTTAACAAAACAGACGAAACGAAagtgaataaaacaaaacaatcaataaCAGAGGTCTACTACAACAAAATtggaaaatacaaatgaaaagtGATAATGAAAAGTGATAAAACTGCGGCAAATTGTCCtacatatctctctctctctctctctctctctctctctctctctctctctctctctctctctctctctctctctctctctctctctctctctctctctctctctctctctctctctctctctctctctctctctctctctctctctctctctctctctctctctctctctctcaagaaACTTCCCCGACGATGGCCCGGGGAGAAAGGTCCCCTAATCCAGGATGGTGTGCAGTGTCTGGATTAATTGtccttgaaggtaaaacctcccggatttcggaaagAACGAgtttttgcagtgattttctcccagatacactataaaaaaaaaagggggggggggtctttttattgaaatattactggaaaaggggtacatatgaaatttcgaCAACAACTATGagtacccacccatccatgatcCAGGACCTGACTGACCTTTTTGGGACTTCGTTTTCTTGATTACCCACTGAAACATTGTGACCTTGTTTATCGGAAAAAAGAAGTAAATTTGGATATGTTCAAAAAAACCCACTAAAAACAATTTGACAGCATATATCGCCCACACCCActgcaatttttttattagggctaaagtaatttcattttgtgtttaacaagagacacaatttttttccttTCACTTTTGATTTTGAGAACCCTTTAATTGAGAACGatttaaatttcattgtatGTTTTTCATTGCGAGTCTATTCACTAACAGTAATAACTTAAGTTTTTCTGAAACAATTTACATGATCTTATATTGGTCGAACGATATCAGAGAGTTTGAcagtttcattattttttttattttactctgCATGTTAATCGATCCTTCTATATATTACTATTTTGTCCGTAATACTTACTGATATCTCCccataatgtcatatttttaaatCTTATGTCTTTTATTTAGTTGCATGCTGACAGAAAGAAAATTTGGTTTCGTCGTGCACATTATGTCATCGCTTGCGCTTGTCATTGTCTTTGTTTCCCTTTCCTGATTAGTTGCCGGAGACAACTTCTCCTGATGGAGGGGAAAATGTCACGgaccaatatttgaatatttcttaTTTCGTCCCCTTGtctaaaataatttaaattcacttccaaaattgagCTACTAAACAAATACTTCCATACTGGCTCTTATCGGTTGAATGACGAGAAAACTAGGCATTGACATATTGTGATCAGTTGAGTATAAAGTGTCCAAGAACAGATTAATGAGACTATTTGGTCTCAGTATACGATAAGTCAAAATTTTACTGACGATGTCATTTTAATAAGTTGATTATCACCGATGACTTCATCGCATAAAAGATATTAGGACATCATTGtttaataattacaaatgtaaacactCCCTTAAAGTAAGAGTTCGGACATTAAAGGCCAGAAGGAGAAAAGAGACCATTCTTGTTTGGAGTGGGTAACTGGCGAACCATAAATCTATGTCTGTTGAGCAATTCCTGAGTGATTGTGTGATCCGGTACGAGTCTAACTTGATGTATTATGGACATTAACTACGAGTCGACGTGTGCTATCGAAGTTGCAGCTGCATTCCAACTAAATTGGATGGTTGAGTAAATCATTTGAGAGGTAGAGGGCCGAGGGGTTGATCAAAGCTTTTAACATTTTCTACCTTTTTGGGACTTCGTTTTCTTGATTACCCACTGAAACGTTGTGACTTTGTTTATCGGTGAAGAAGTTGGATCTGTTCCAAAAAAACAACACTAAAATAATTTGACATCATGTATCGCCCACACCttgactaccaaaccagaaagactatagagtttgaatCAGGCGAAACGATGTTATTTATTACCTCTTTATAACTTCGTGATTTTTCTCACCAGTTTTACAAATCTCAGACTTTTATTCATTGATTTTATTGTCCTCCATTtttatatgagagagagagagagagagagagagagagagagagagagagagagagagagagagagagagagagagagagagagagagagaaatggggCATCCTACCCATCTTCTCTgtgggtgatctgaaaaagtacccccttttttttacgattccacggacctagatggccgacgagaTGCGAAACATCTATTGGACCGCGACCAAGAAAACCGGTCGTAAATTGTGACACTGCGATTCTGAATTGAAGAGTCACTATAacagtagtcctgcttgcagacggtgcactcGTTTCGCTCAAGGAAGGGGcgacttactctgtatgcaagcaggactactatcacggcagagtaGCATCTAATTTGAatgaagaatcattgaagtttgagcgtatcatacacgactttttaaaatttgatgtagacactggacgtacgtaCTCTACGAAAAGACTCTACGAGAGAGGGATtaaaaaggagacacgagaaaTACCAGTGGAAAGCGGGATGTCACCAAAAACACCGTCGcgtagacgtctactgactgctcgagcgctctcttcCACGTTGAAAGCAGCATCTTCTGATGTTCATAAATGCTTAACATTTgagagttaatgtcaacaatttactctgttcaaTAGACCGCAGAAGTGTGTGTtttagacaccacacgaaattgttacagtgtgtaaagcaggatgctttgaagaagtcgcCTCCGACgaacgcatcttttgatgtgttctgttttagagtaaattgtagcataacaCATCAAATGCTTAGTTCTTACGACctggattcagtgtgtctcaaacaagctTAGGATTATgcgtgtctcaaacacccaaatgctaagcttttatgacaaagagtgtcaACTCCTCGGCCTTCTACCACTCAAATGATTTACTCAACCATCCAATTTAGTTGGAATGCAGCTGCAACTTCGATAGCACACGTCGACTCGTAGTTAATGTCCATAATACATCAAGTTAGACTCGTACCGGATCACACAAGCACTCAGGAATTGTTCAGCAGACATAGATTTATGGTTCGCCAGTTACCACTCCAAACAAGAATGGTCTCTTTTCTCCTTCTGGCCTTTAATGTCCGAACGCTTACTTCAAGGAAGTGTTTACATTTCTAATTAttaaacaatgatgtcataatacCTTTTATGCGATGAAGTCATCGGTGATACTTaacttattaaaattaaaattttgacTTATCGTATACTGAGACCAAATAGTCTCATTAATCTGTTCTTGGACACTTTATACTCAACTGATCACAATATGTCAATGCCTAGTTTTCTCGTCATTCAACCGATAAGAGCCAGTATGGAAGTATTTGTTTAGTAGctcaattttggaagtgaatttaaattattttagaCAAGGGGACGAAAtaagaaatattcaaatattggtcCGTGACATTTTCCCCTCCATCAGGAG is part of the Glandiceps talaboti chromosome 2, keGlaTala1.1, whole genome shotgun sequence genome and encodes:
- the LOC144453625 gene encoding adenosylhomocysteinase-like, coding for MFCVPPKERGHRNDFIKFVKEGGGEKGSRRDNVAAALVKSGILVYAWKGETDGEFVWCMQQILVFSDGQPLNMDDGDTLSKLVHTDYPRYLAGLKGISLETYSGELILRKMLVDGKLKVPVISVNTSVVKGKFENLYGCRESVVDGIKRATDIMLAGKVVVVVGFGDVGKGCATAFKNFGSRVIISETDPITASQAAMEGNIN